CGCTATCTACTTTAAGCCGCTAGCCCTGCATTTGCCATTTTCAGGGCAAAGTGAAGTCGTAAAATTAGGTATTTCGTTTGCGGTCATTTTTTTTACCGTATTGATTATTGGCGCAATTGTTAATCATTTAATCTCAACGGCGATTGCGTCTATTGGTTTAGGTGGAGTCGACCATATATTAGGTGGTATCTTTGGTGTGCTTCGGGGCGGGCTAATTGTGACACTCTTGGTTTTATTATTGAGTCTAACGACGGTTTCTAAAAATGCGTGGTGGCAAGATTCTATTTTAATGCCTTGGTTTGAAAAAGCCGCTGTGGAAGTAAAGGCTATGATACCTCAGGATTTTTCTGGGTATTTTGAGCATACTCCCCAAGACGCCGCCAAGTAGTCATTGTTTAATCGAGTATTCCTATAAATTCTTCTAGCAGCCAGGCATGTCGTCGTGCGTGGCTGTTTTAGTTTTATGGGGGTAGAATACAACGTTTCATAGCACGTGAAGTGAAGGCTGAGGTATGTGCGGGATTATCGGGATTATCGGACATGAGCCT
This DNA window, taken from Candidatus Thiocaldithrix dubininis, encodes the following:
- a CDS encoding CvpA family protein, whose translation is MTAEILDFGILVLIVLSAIIGLIRGFVREALSLLTWVAAFGFAAIYFKPLALHLPFSGQSEVVKLGISFAVIFFTVLIIGAIVNHLISTAIASIGLGGVDHILGGIFGVLRGGLIVTLLVLLLSLTTVSKNAWWQDSILMPWFEKAAVEVKAMIPQDFSGYFEHTPQDAAK